Proteins encoded within one genomic window of Chlorobaculum sp. MV4-Y:
- a CDS encoding bifunctional UDP-3-O-[3-hydroxymyristoyl] N-acetylglucosamine deacetylase/3-hydroxyacyl-ACP dehydratase, with product MLIHQRTLQNEISLTGIGLHTGHECTITFKPAPVNTGYIFVRTDIDDCPEIPALIDYVVDVLRGTTIGIGEVKVHTTEHVLAALYGLQIDNCRIELSGPEPPVLDGSSHPFAEALLSAGIAEQDEPKNYLVIDETIEYHNPEKGVDIVALPLDGFRTTVMVDYKNPALGSQHSGLFDLDKEFLREFSPCRTFCFLSEVEALANQGIIKGADIDNAIVIVDKQLDESQVQTLAGKVGVDTSHLVLGENGILNNRELRFTNEPARHKLLDLLGDLALLGMPVKAQILAARPGHASNVEFVKQLKKYADRNKLARQYQHEKKAGVIFDINAIMNILPHRYPFLLIDKIVEFKLDEKIVSIKNVTMNEPFFQGHFPGNPVMPGVLIIEAMAQTGGIMMLNGKENLKESVVFFMGIDKARFRKPVLPGDTLVIEAVMTNMRRTVCQFDAKAYVRGELVCEASLMATVMEKKS from the coding sequence ATGCTCATTCATCAACGCACCCTCCAGAACGAAATTTCGCTCACGGGGATCGGCCTCCACACCGGCCACGAATGCACCATAACGTTCAAGCCCGCACCGGTCAATACCGGCTATATCTTCGTCAGAACCGACATCGATGACTGTCCGGAAATTCCGGCGCTGATCGACTACGTGGTCGATGTACTTCGCGGCACCACCATCGGTATCGGTGAGGTCAAGGTGCACACCACCGAGCACGTGCTTGCCGCGCTGTACGGCTTGCAGATCGACAACTGCCGCATCGAACTGAGCGGCCCCGAGCCGCCGGTGCTTGACGGCAGCTCACATCCGTTCGCCGAAGCGCTGCTTTCGGCAGGCATCGCAGAGCAGGACGAACCGAAGAACTACCTCGTCATCGACGAAACCATCGAGTACCACAATCCCGAAAAGGGCGTGGACATCGTCGCCCTGCCGCTCGACGGCTTCAGGACTACGGTCATGGTCGATTACAAAAACCCGGCACTCGGCTCGCAGCACTCCGGCCTGTTTGATCTCGACAAGGAGTTTCTGCGTGAGTTCTCCCCATGCCGCACCTTCTGCTTCCTCTCCGAAGTCGAAGCGCTGGCCAATCAGGGCATCATCAAGGGCGCTGATATCGACAACGCCATCGTGATCGTTGACAAACAGCTCGACGAATCGCAGGTTCAGACGCTGGCGGGCAAGGTGGGCGTGGACACTTCGCACCTGGTACTCGGCGAGAACGGGATTCTGAACAACCGCGAACTGCGATTCACCAACGAACCGGCCCGCCACAAGCTGCTCGACCTGCTCGGCGACCTGGCCCTGCTCGGCATGCCGGTCAAGGCGCAGATCCTGGCCGCACGTCCGGGTCACGCATCGAACGTCGAATTCGTGAAGCAGCTCAAGAAGTACGCCGACCGCAACAAGCTGGCGCGCCAGTACCAGCACGAAAAGAAAGCCGGCGTGATCTTCGATATCAACGCGATCATGAACATTCTGCCGCATCGCTACCCGTTCCTTCTGATCGACAAAATTGTCGAGTTCAAGCTCGACGAAAAGATCGTCTCGATCAAGAACGTCACGATGAACGAGCCCTTCTTCCAGGGCCACTTCCCCGGCAACCCGGTCATGCCCGGAGTGCTCATCATCGAGGCAATGGCCCAGACCGGGGGCATCATGATGCTCAACGGCAAGGAGAACCTCAAGGAATCGGTGGTCTTCTTCATGGGCATCGACAAAGCGCGCTTCCGCAAGCCGGTACTGCCTGGCGATACGCTTGTGATCGAAGCGGTCATGACCAATATGCGCCGCACGGTCTGCCAGTTCGACGCCAAGGCCTACGTGCGAGGCGAGCTGGTCTGTGAAGCTTCGCTGATGGCAACCGTGATGGAGAAAAAGAGCTGA
- a CDS encoding CDP-alcohol phosphatidyltransferase family protein, giving the protein MKGHIFNLPNSLSFLRILLIPWFIYYLDAGQTQIALIIMVVALLSDWFDGQTARWTNEVSDMGKILDPLADKLCLASVALYYLWKGELPVWFVAFVVLRDLVIFLGAAWIRHRHNVLTTSLWPGKWAVGFVSMMFISMVWPLPVFRQWPVKEFFMYLSAATLFYSFVEYCIRFYKIQKGAEFKA; this is encoded by the coding sequence GTGAAGGGACATATTTTCAATCTCCCCAATTCGCTGAGTTTCCTGAGGATTCTCTTGATTCCCTGGTTCATCTACTATCTCGACGCGGGCCAGACGCAAATCGCCCTCATCATTATGGTGGTCGCGCTGCTTTCCGACTGGTTCGACGGCCAGACGGCCCGGTGGACCAACGAGGTCTCCGATATGGGCAAGATTCTCGACCCCCTGGCCGACAAGCTTTGTCTGGCCAGCGTCGCTCTCTACTATCTCTGGAAAGGGGAGTTGCCGGTATGGTTCGTGGCGTTCGTTGTGCTTCGTGACCTGGTGATTTTCCTCGGCGCGGCCTGGATTCGTCACCGGCACAACGTGCTCACCACTTCGCTCTGGCCCGGCAAGTGGGCGGTGGGATTCGTCTCGATGATGTTCATCTCGATGGTCTGGCCTCTTCCTGTTTTTCGGCAGTGGCCGGTCAAGGAGTTCTTTATGTATCTCTCCGCTGCCACCCTTTTCTACTCGTTTGTAGAATACTGCATCAGGTTCTACAAAATCCAGAAAGGGGCCGAATTCAAGGCCTGA
- a CDS encoding inositol monophosphatase family protein gives MNLELQTAVKAAKAAGAITLSRFGELSQREIVAKEYKDFVTEVDKQCEAVITATITEAFPDDGLLCEEGTNGSGASGRTWIVDPLDGTLNFIHSFPVFGISIAMRDASGELAVGVVYQPVLDELFTAIRGEGAFLNGKRISVSTREERQSYLFATGLPFRDYDHYIDGYIGLLRDVIKDSAGIRRAGSASIDLAYTAAGRFDGFFEYRLFPWDFAAGVLLVREAGGTVTGIDGSDDVFAHTSILAGSPLTHPLLLEKARRHFGA, from the coding sequence ATGAACCTCGAACTCCAGACGGCCGTAAAGGCAGCCAAAGCCGCAGGCGCGATTACGCTTTCGAGATTCGGCGAACTTTCGCAGCGGGAGATCGTCGCCAAAGAGTACAAGGATTTTGTCACCGAAGTCGACAAGCAGTGCGAGGCGGTCATCACAGCAACCATCACCGAAGCGTTTCCCGACGACGGGCTGCTCTGTGAGGAGGGCACCAACGGCAGCGGCGCTTCCGGACGCACCTGGATCGTCGATCCGCTGGACGGCACACTGAACTTCATCCACTCCTTCCCGGTCTTCGGCATCAGCATCGCCATGCGTGATGCTTCGGGCGAACTCGCGGTCGGCGTCGTGTACCAACCGGTGCTCGACGAGCTGTTCACTGCCATCCGGGGCGAAGGAGCGTTCCTGAACGGCAAGCGCATCAGTGTCTCGACGCGCGAGGAGAGGCAGAGCTACCTCTTCGCCACCGGCCTGCCGTTCAGGGATTACGACCACTACATAGACGGCTACATCGGTCTCTTGCGAGACGTCATCAAAGACTCGGCGGGCATCCGCCGCGCCGGATCGGCCTCAATCGACCTGGCCTACACCGCCGCCGGACGCTTCGACGGCTTCTTCGAGTACCGGCTCTTCCCCTGGGACTTCGCGGCGGGCGTGCTGCTGGTGCGCGAGGCTGGCGGCACCGTGACCGGCATCGACGGCTCGGATGATGTGTTTGCCCATACGAGCATCCTTGCCGGAAGCCCGCTCACCCATCCGCTGCTGCTGGAAAAAGCCCGGCGGCATTTCGGGGCCTGA
- the acs gene encoding acetate--CoA ligase yields MATEQTTGQTSESISSVLSERRKFPPTAEFSSSAHISSMEQYEKLYADAAADPDKYWGDLAGQFHWFKPWDSVLEWNAPYAKWFNGGTTNISYNCLDVHVNSWRKNKAAIMWEGEEGNERILTYGELHRQVSKFANVLKIAGIKPGDCVAIYMGMVPELVIAVLACARVGAVHNVIFAGFAAHAITERVNDSRAKMVICADGTRRRGGTINLKNIVDEAIVNTPSVRNVIVLKVTNEQITMHDGMDHWWHDLMGLAIDECEATPVDSEHPLFLLYTSGSTGKPKGILHTTGGYMVHAATSFKYVFDIKDEDIYFCTADVGWITGHSYMVYGPLLNGTTVFMYEGAPNYPQWDRFWDIINRHKITIFYTAPTAIRAFIRAGNEWVTKHDLRSLRLLGTVGEPINPEAWMWYHKYVGQEKCPIVDTWWQTETGGIMVSPLPGATPTKPGTATRPLPGIMVDVVRKDGTPCNANEGGYLVVKHPWPSMLRTIYGDNERYEKTYWSEFPGMYFTGDGARKDDDGYIWIMGRVDDVVNVSGHRLGTSEVESALVSHEAVAEAAVVSRPDEIKGNALVAFVTLKDGYEGDAKLRDSLGKHVAKEIGAIAKPDEIKWAKGLPKTRSGKIMRRLLRELATSNEIKGDVTTLEDLGVIENLRDQEDE; encoded by the coding sequence ATGGCTACTGAGCAAACAACCGGCCAAACCTCTGAATCGATCAGTTCGGTGCTTTCCGAACGCAGGAAATTTCCGCCGACGGCAGAGTTCTCTTCCTCAGCACACATTTCGAGCATGGAACAGTACGAAAAGCTCTATGCCGATGCTGCCGCCGATCCTGACAAGTACTGGGGCGATCTTGCCGGACAATTCCACTGGTTCAAACCTTGGGACTCGGTACTCGAATGGAATGCTCCGTATGCCAAATGGTTCAACGGTGGCACCACCAACATCAGCTACAACTGCCTCGACGTTCACGTCAACAGCTGGCGCAAGAACAAGGCGGCCATCATGTGGGAAGGTGAAGAGGGCAACGAGCGCATCCTCACCTACGGCGAGCTGCACCGCCAGGTCAGCAAATTCGCCAACGTCCTGAAGATCGCGGGTATCAAGCCAGGCGACTGCGTGGCCATCTACATGGGTATGGTGCCTGAGCTGGTCATCGCCGTGCTCGCCTGCGCACGGGTCGGCGCAGTGCACAACGTGATTTTCGCAGGCTTCGCCGCCCACGCCATCACCGAAAGGGTGAACGACTCCCGCGCCAAAATGGTCATCTGCGCCGACGGCACCCGCCGCCGTGGTGGCACGATCAACCTGAAAAACATCGTTGACGAAGCAATTGTCAACACCCCGTCGGTCAGAAACGTCATCGTGCTGAAGGTGACCAACGAACAGATCACCATGCACGACGGCATGGATCACTGGTGGCACGACCTGATGGGTCTTGCCATTGACGAATGCGAGGCGACCCCCGTTGATTCCGAACATCCGCTCTTCCTTCTCTACACCAGCGGCTCGACCGGCAAACCGAAAGGCATCCTGCACACCACGGGCGGTTACATGGTGCACGCCGCCACTTCGTTCAAATATGTATTCGACATCAAGGACGAAGACATCTACTTCTGTACGGCGGACGTAGGCTGGATCACCGGCCACAGCTACATGGTCTATGGCCCGCTGCTCAACGGTACGACCGTTTTCATGTACGAAGGCGCTCCGAACTACCCGCAGTGGGATCGCTTCTGGGACATCATCAACCGCCACAAGATCACCATTTTCTATACCGCTCCAACGGCCATCAGGGCCTTCATCCGCGCTGGCAACGAATGGGTCACCAAGCATGACCTCCGCTCACTCCGCCTGCTCGGCACGGTCGGCGAACCGATCAACCCCGAAGCCTGGATGTGGTACCACAAGTATGTCGGTCAGGAAAAGTGCCCGATCGTGGACACCTGGTGGCAGACCGAAACCGGCGGCATCATGGTCTCCCCGCTGCCCGGCGCCACCCCGACCAAGCCAGGCACGGCCACCCGCCCGCTGCCGGGCATCATGGTGGATGTGGTGCGCAAAGACGGCACCCCGTGCAACGCCAACGAAGGCGGCTACCTGGTCGTCAAACACCCGTGGCCCTCGATGCTCCGCACGATTTATGGCGACAACGAGCGCTACGAAAAGACCTACTGGTCGGAGTTCCCCGGCATGTACTTCACCGGCGACGGCGCGCGCAAAGACGATGACGGTTACATCTGGATCATGGGCCGCGTCGATGACGTGGTCAACGTCTCGGGGCACCGTCTTGGCACCAGCGAGGTCGAAAGCGCGCTCGTTTCACACGAGGCAGTCGCCGAAGCCGCCGTCGTCAGCCGTCCGGACGAGATCAAGGGCAACGCCCTCGTCGCATTCGTCACGCTGAAGGATGGTTACGAAGGTGACGCCAAGCTGCGCGATTCGCTCGGCAAGCACGTCGCCAAAGAGATCGGCGCTATCGCCAAGCCTGACGAAATCAAGTGGGCAAAGGGCCTGCCGAAAACCAGAAGCGGCAAAATCATGCGCCGCCTGCTCCGCGAGCTCGCCACCTCTAACGAGATCAAGGGCGACGTCACGACGCTCGAAGACCTCGGCGTGATCGAAAACCTCCGCGATCAGGAAGACGAATAA
- a CDS encoding polyribonucleotide nucleotidyltransferase produces MFIKKEIDLGHGKIITIETGKMAKQADGAVVVTMKDTMVLATVVSSKTPPSPNQDFFPLQVEYREKYSAAGKFPGGFFKREGRPSEKEILSARLIDRALRPLFPDGYYQETQIIISVISSDTINDADVLGGIAASAAIMVSDIPFANPMSEVRVGRINGLFVVNPDINELAQSDMDICIGGTEDTICMLEGEMKEISEVEMLDAIKFGHNAIKKICALQRELATEVAKPKRPFSPTVAPDELVNFVEEHCSAELKALAYTPLAKEERAEKTKAIYTQTIRKTLTHFTDRVGPDQIEADPSSALCMNEHIIEECIHSVEKKVMRHMILDDSKRLDGRTLEQVRPISIELGLIPRAHGSALFTRGETQALVTLTLGTKKDAQSVDTLTDDKDKRFMLHYNFPPFSVGETGRVGGTGRREIGHGNLAERAIKMVMPSEQEFPYTVRLVSDILESNGSSSMASVCGGTLAAMDGGIPLKKPVSGIAMGLIKEGERYAVLSDILGNEDHLGDMDFKVAGTRDGITACQMDIKIDGLDYHILETALEQARRGRLHILDVMAEAIPESRKDIGKYAPRLTTIQIPVDAIGMVIGKGGETIRSITEETGAEINIDDDGTVTIACSSPEATKAAVETIKTLVSKPEVGTVYMGKVRDIRDELGAFVEFLPKTDGLVHISEISKQRIAKVSDVLKVGDRIKVKLIDVRKDPRTGKTKFALSMKALLETEEQSAETNGAAARPERD; encoded by the coding sequence ATGTTTATCAAAAAAGAGATCGATCTTGGACACGGCAAGATAATCACGATCGAAACCGGCAAAATGGCCAAACAGGCCGACGGCGCGGTTGTCGTGACGATGAAGGACACCATGGTGCTCGCCACGGTGGTTTCAAGCAAAACGCCTCCGTCGCCGAATCAGGACTTCTTCCCGCTCCAGGTCGAGTACCGTGAAAAATATTCGGCAGCCGGCAAGTTCCCCGGCGGCTTCTTCAAACGCGAAGGCCGCCCCTCCGAAAAAGAAATTCTCTCCGCCCGCCTGATCGACCGCGCCCTGCGCCCGCTCTTCCCTGACGGTTACTATCAGGAGACCCAGATCATCATCTCGGTCATCTCTTCCGACACGATCAACGACGCCGATGTGCTTGGCGGCATCGCCGCTTCGGCTGCGATCATGGTGTCGGATATTCCGTTCGCCAACCCGATGTCGGAAGTTCGCGTCGGGCGCATCAACGGCCTCTTCGTCGTCAATCCGGATATCAACGAGCTGGCACAGAGCGACATGGACATCTGCATCGGCGGCACCGAGGATACCATCTGTATGCTCGAAGGCGAGATGAAGGAGATCTCCGAGGTCGAGATGCTCGACGCCATCAAATTCGGCCACAACGCCATCAAGAAAATCTGCGCTCTCCAGCGCGAACTCGCCACAGAGGTGGCCAAGCCCAAACGGCCATTCTCCCCGACCGTCGCGCCGGACGAACTGGTCAATTTCGTTGAAGAGCACTGCTCGGCTGAGCTGAAAGCTCTGGCCTACACCCCGCTCGCCAAGGAGGAGCGCGCCGAAAAAACCAAAGCAATCTACACGCAAACCATCAGGAAAACCCTCACGCACTTCACCGACCGTGTCGGCCCCGATCAGATCGAAGCCGATCCCTCCAGCGCGCTCTGCATGAACGAACACATCATCGAGGAGTGCATCCACTCAGTCGAGAAAAAGGTGATGCGCCACATGATTCTCGACGATAGCAAACGCCTCGACGGCCGCACGCTCGAACAGGTTCGCCCGATCAGCATCGAGCTGGGCCTCATCCCGAGGGCGCACGGTTCGGCGCTCTTCACGCGCGGCGAAACACAGGCGCTGGTCACCCTCACGCTCGGCACCAAAAAGGATGCCCAGTCGGTCGATACGCTTACCGACGACAAGGACAAGCGCTTCATGCTGCACTACAACTTTCCCCCCTTCTCGGTCGGCGAAACCGGCAGGGTCGGCGGCACCGGCAGGCGTGAGATCGGCCACGGTAACCTCGCCGAGCGCGCTATCAAGATGGTGATGCCATCTGAGCAGGAGTTCCCCTACACCGTGCGCCTCGTCTCGGACATCCTCGAATCGAACGGTTCGTCCTCGATGGCCTCGGTCTGCGGTGGCACGCTGGCCGCGATGGACGGCGGCATTCCGCTCAAGAAACCGGTCTCCGGCATCGCAATGGGCCTCATCAAGGAAGGCGAGCGCTACGCCGTGCTCTCCGACATTCTCGGCAACGAGGATCATCTTGGCGACATGGACTTCAAGGTGGCAGGCACCCGTGATGGCATCACCGCCTGCCAGATGGACATCAAAATCGACGGCCTCGACTACCACATCCTCGAAACCGCGCTCGAACAGGCGCGCCGCGGACGTCTGCACATCCTCGACGTCATGGCCGAGGCAATTCCCGAATCGCGCAAAGATATCGGCAAATACGCTCCGCGCCTCACCACCATCCAGATTCCGGTGGACGCCATCGGCATGGTGATCGGCAAGGGCGGCGAAACCATCCGCAGCATCACCGAGGAGACCGGCGCGGAGATCAACATCGACGACGACGGCACAGTCACCATCGCCTGCTCCAGCCCCGAGGCCACCAAGGCAGCGGTCGAGACCATCAAGACCCTCGTTTCCAAACCCGAGGTCGGCACGGTTTACATGGGCAAGGTTCGCGACATCCGCGACGAGCTCGGCGCCTTCGTCGAGTTCCTGCCAAAGACCGATGGTCTGGTGCACATCTCGGAGATTTCGAAGCAGCGCATCGCCAAGGTGAGCGATGTGCTCAAGGTGGGTGACCGGATCAAGGTAAAGCTGATCGACGTGCGCAAGGATCCACGCACCGGAAAGACCAAGTTCGCCCTCTCGATGAAGGCGCTGCTCGAGACGGAAGAGCAATCAGCCGAAACCAACGGCGCCGCTGCAAGGCCCGAGCGAGACTGA
- the leuS gene encoding leucine--tRNA ligase, which translates to MKYDFSALERKWQARWASENTFASGQDQEKPKYYVLDMFPYPSGSGLHVGHLEGYTATDIMARYKRCRGFNVLHPMGWDAFGLPAEQFAIKTGTHPRLTTEVNVSNFRETLKSMGFSYDWSREINTTDPNYFKWTQWIFLKLYEKGLAYISEVDVNWCKELKVVLANEEVDEKIADGYTVVRRPLRQWVLKITAYAERLIEDLDELDWPENVKQMQRNWIGRSEGMEIDFELRCHRTNLRVYTTRPDTLFGATYLVISPEHPMAEKLAIAQQLVEVKKYIEQAKLKTELERTGLQKDKTGVFTGSYAINPATGEALPVWISDFVLTSYGTGAIMSVPAHDSRDWEFAKKFGLPIREVIKSPHDVQEEVFEGKDSVCVNSSNDEISIDGLDFKTAFDRMATWLESKGKGMRKVNYKLRDWVFSRQRYWGEPIPIKHYEDGTMRPETNLPLTLPEVEAYQPTSTGESPLANIESWLYGEDEHGKFRRETNTMPQWAGSCWYYLRFIDPQNGDALVDPSREKYWMNVDLYIGGAEHAVLHLLYSRFWHKVLYDLGVVSTKEPFQRLFNQGMILGEDNEKMSKSRGNVIPADHVLATYGADAVRLYEMFLGPLEQVKPWNTNGIEGISRFLNKVWRLAWEEFAETPRVTETKPDDAILKRMHKAIKKVTEDIDQLKFNTAISEMMVLVNELHKAGCYSREAVETVLVMLSPFAPHITEELWQTLGHAESISGASWPAFDPALAANDVVTIAVQVNGKLRGTFQAPAGCTKDDMIEKAKKVESVAKFLEGQTIIKEIAVPGKLVNFAVKPK; encoded by the coding sequence ATGAAATACGATTTTTCAGCGTTAGAGCGGAAGTGGCAGGCCCGGTGGGCAAGCGAAAACACCTTTGCCTCGGGCCAGGATCAGGAGAAACCAAAATATTACGTGCTCGACATGTTCCCCTACCCGAGTGGTTCGGGGCTGCACGTCGGTCACCTCGAAGGGTACACGGCCACAGACATCATGGCGCGCTACAAGCGCTGCCGCGGCTTCAACGTGCTGCACCCGATGGGCTGGGACGCCTTCGGCCTGCCCGCCGAGCAGTTCGCCATCAAGACCGGTACCCATCCGAGACTGACCACCGAGGTAAACGTCTCCAACTTCCGCGAGACCCTCAAAAGCATGGGCTTCTCCTACGACTGGAGCCGCGAGATCAACACCACCGACCCGAACTACTTCAAGTGGACGCAGTGGATTTTCCTGAAGCTCTACGAAAAAGGGCTGGCCTACATCTCGGAGGTGGACGTCAACTGGTGCAAGGAGCTGAAGGTGGTTTTGGCCAATGAAGAGGTGGACGAGAAGATCGCTGACGGCTACACTGTGGTGCGCCGACCGCTCCGCCAGTGGGTGCTCAAGATCACCGCCTACGCCGAGCGGCTCATTGAAGACCTCGATGAGCTCGACTGGCCGGAGAACGTCAAGCAGATGCAACGCAACTGGATCGGCCGCTCCGAAGGCATGGAGATCGATTTCGAACTGCGCTGCCACCGCACCAACCTGCGCGTCTACACCACCCGCCCGGATACCTTGTTCGGCGCGACCTACCTCGTCATTTCGCCGGAGCATCCGATGGCCGAAAAGCTCGCCATCGCCCAGCAGCTCGTGGAGGTCAAAAAGTATATCGAGCAGGCGAAGCTCAAAACCGAACTGGAGCGCACCGGCCTGCAGAAGGACAAAACCGGCGTCTTCACCGGCTCTTACGCGATCAATCCGGCCACCGGCGAAGCACTACCGGTCTGGATTTCGGACTTCGTGCTCACCAGCTACGGCACCGGCGCAATCATGTCCGTCCCGGCGCACGACAGTCGTGACTGGGAGTTCGCCAAAAAATTCGGTTTGCCGATCCGCGAGGTGATCAAAAGTCCGCACGATGTGCAGGAGGAGGTGTTCGAGGGCAAAGACAGCGTTTGCGTCAATTCGTCGAACGACGAAATTTCCATCGACGGCCTCGACTTCAAGACCGCCTTCGACCGCATGGCCACCTGGCTCGAATCGAAGGGCAAGGGCATGCGCAAGGTCAACTACAAGCTGCGTGACTGGGTCTTCAGCCGCCAGCGCTACTGGGGCGAGCCGATCCCGATCAAGCACTACGAGGACGGCACGATGCGCCCGGAGACCAATCTGCCGCTCACGCTGCCGGAGGTCGAAGCTTACCAGCCCACCTCAACCGGCGAGTCGCCCCTGGCCAACATCGAGAGCTGGCTCTACGGCGAGGACGAGCACGGCAAATTCCGCCGCGAAACCAACACCATGCCGCAGTGGGCCGGAAGCTGCTGGTACTACCTGCGCTTCATCGACCCGCAGAATGGCGACGCGCTCGTTGATCCGTCGCGCGAAAAATACTGGATGAACGTCGATCTCTACATCGGCGGCGCGGAACACGCGGTGCTGCACCTGCTCTATTCGCGCTTCTGGCACAAGGTGCTCTACGACCTCGGTGTCGTCAGCACCAAGGAGCCGTTCCAGCGCCTCTTCAACCAGGGCATGATTCTCGGCGAGGACAACGAAAAGATGTCCAAATCACGTGGCAACGTCATCCCCGCCGACCATGTGCTCGCCACCTACGGCGCGGACGCGGTACGGCTGTACGAAATGTTCCTCGGCCCGCTTGAACAGGTCAAGCCCTGGAACACCAACGGTATCGAGGGTATCAGCCGCTTCCTCAACAAGGTGTGGCGTCTCGCTTGGGAAGAGTTCGCCGAAACACCGAGAGTCACTGAGACGAAACCGGACGACGCGATCCTCAAGCGGATGCACAAGGCGATCAAAAAGGTGACCGAAGATATTGACCAGCTCAAGTTCAACACCGCCATCTCGGAGATGATGGTGCTCGTCAACGAGCTGCACAAGGCGGGATGCTACAGCCGCGAGGCTGTCGAGACCGTGCTCGTGATGCTCTCGCCCTTCGCGCCGCACATCACCGAGGAGCTGTGGCAGACGCTCGGCCACGCGGAGTCGATCAGCGGAGCCTCATGGCCGGCGTTCGATCCGGCGCTCGCGGCAAACGACGTGGTCACCATCGCCGTGCAGGTCAACGGCAAGCTCCGGGGAACCTTCCAGGCTCCGGCGGGCTGCACTAAGGATGATATGATCGAAAAGGCGAAAAAAGTGGAAAGCGTCGCGAAGTTCCTCGAGGGGCAGACGATCATCAAAGAGATCGCCGTGCCGGGCAAACTGGTCAACTTTGCCGTCAAGCCGAAATGA
- a CDS encoding TspO/MBR family protein, with protein MNKQILTIALCIGLCLAVGFAGSTFTPKPGSWYYTTLVKPSWNPPDWLFPPVWTVLFIMMGTALAKVLDAGWKKNEVNVGVVLFAIQLMLNLGWSASFFGMQSPLAGLVDIVLLWIFIVLTMLAFARVSKPASLLLVPYLCWVSFASYLNFTILQLNP; from the coding sequence ATGAACAAACAGATACTCACCATCGCGCTCTGCATCGGCCTCTGCCTGGCAGTCGGTTTTGCCGGAAGCACCTTTACGCCGAAGCCGGGGTCCTGGTACTACACCACCCTTGTCAAGCCATCGTGGAATCCGCCGGACTGGCTCTTCCCACCCGTCTGGACGGTGCTGTTCATCATGATGGGTACGGCGCTTGCAAAGGTGCTTGACGCGGGCTGGAAGAAAAATGAGGTCAACGTTGGCGTTGTGCTCTTCGCGATTCAACTGATGCTGAACCTCGGGTGGTCAGCATCGTTTTTCGGGATGCAGTCACCACTTGCCGGTCTGGTCGATATTGTTCTGCTCTGGATTTTCATCGTCCTGACCATGCTCGCCTTTGCCAGAGTTTCGAAACCGGCTTCACTGCTGCTGGTGCCGTATCTCTGCTGGGTGAGCTTTGCCTCTTATCTGAATTTCACTATTCTACAGCTCAACCCCTGA
- a CDS encoding ArsR/SmtB family transcription factor yields the protein MSNADNMARMFKVLSVGSRVRIVELLKERSLCVNALAKALDITPAAVSQHLRVLRDAEVVLPERRGYSVHYRVDREVLAEWNTVVSTLLGVTNEE from the coding sequence ATGAGTAACGCTGACAACATGGCCCGGATGTTCAAGGTGCTTTCCGTTGGCTCCAGAGTTCGGATAGTCGAGCTGCTGAAGGAGCGGTCGCTGTGCGTCAACGCGCTGGCCAAGGCGCTTGATATCACTCCGGCGGCGGTTTCGCAGCATCTCCGGGTTTTGCGTGATGCGGAAGTCGTGCTTCCCGAACGGCGCGGCTATTCGGTGCATTACCGGGTGGATAGGGAGGTGCTTGCCGAATGGAACACGGTCGTATCAACGTTGCTCGGCGTCACGAATGAAGAATGA
- a CDS encoding (2Fe-2S) ferredoxin domain-containing protein, with amino-acid sequence MLIQNKSPYIAHVFVCTNDRGGARKSCVDGNSQLVKATLKAAVEAKGWKGKVRVSTSGCLGVCGEGPNVMIYPQKFWFSGVTPDDVDAILSAIERLMSEA; translated from the coding sequence ATGCTCATCCAAAACAAATCCCCCTACATCGCTCACGTCTTTGTCTGCACCAATGATCGCGGGGGAGCGCGGAAATCTTGTGTGGACGGGAACAGTCAGCTTGTGAAAGCGACATTGAAGGCGGCTGTCGAGGCGAAGGGGTGGAAAGGGAAGGTGAGGGTCTCGACGTCGGGTTGCCTGGGGGTTTGCGGCGAGGGGCCGAATGTGATGATTTATCCTCAGAAATTCTGGTTTTCCGGTGTCACTCCGGATGATGTGGATGCAATTTTGTCCGCGATTGAGCGTTTGATGAGTGAGGCCTGA